The genomic window ACGGATAACGAAGGAAATCTCTGGTTCATCAGCAGCGACACCAGCAACAAAAATTTTGAAATTAAAGATGACCGCAGGGTGCAGTTATTTTTTATGAATAATGGTGATTATCAGTATCTTTCAGTGTACGGAGATGCTACTATTTACAAAGACAGGTCAACTATCGAAGACAAATGGTCACCTATGGCAAAAGCATGGTTTGAGGATGGGAAAGATGACCCGACGGTTTCGATTATCCGTGTAGCGCCGAAGCAGACGTATTATTGGGATACAAAAGCCGGAAAACTGGTCAGTCTTTTCAATTTTGTAGCCAATGCTGTTACGGGAAATACAACCGATAATTCTGATGGTGTTGAAGGGAATGCAACGGTTTAGAAAATATTAAATAACAAAATAAAAAGCAGTGAAAATTTTTCATTGCTTTTTTTATTTATTTTAAAAGTTTATAATTTTAAGTTAAATTAGACTTAATTTTATCATCAATTCATTTCCAAAAAAATTAAGAAATTGAAAACTCCAATTGAGAAACGATTTTGAAAAAAATTAATAAAGAATCGGTGAATGATTAATTTTTGTCAGCTGTTCATTGATTTCAAAAATTTTGTAAGTCACATCTTCATATCCCCATTGGGAAAGCCTTACCATGTGCTTTTCGAGATAAATTTCCGCAGATTTTCTATTGTCAAAGAGATAAACCCCTCCTACTTCCTTATTTTTTTCATTTTCAGTCCACATTTTCCATATAAAACCTGGTTCTTCATTAATACTTTCCGCAAGTGTTTGTAAGTTTTCTGCCATTTCCTTTCCAAAAGGACCCTGATGTTGAAAATCAACATAAAGAATTACTTTCTCCATTTTATTTATTTTTGTTGAATATTTTAACTTCTGCATTGCCTATAAACAGGCACTTTTTGTTTAAATATACCAAAAATAAATCACACTATTTTGATAATTGTAGCATAAAAAATGTTAAACTTGTCTCATGGCATTTCATCGTGAGACATATTAACCGGTTTGGATTGCGGTGAACCTTTTTCCCGAAGCCAGATCGAAAGAATCACAAGAGAAGCCACTGCCAGAAACTCACTCTGCCAGTTTTGAAACGATTCAAACCAAAATCTGGAATCTGTAATATAGTGTGAAGCGGTAGTGGTTGGCTTGTTTTTCGAAATCTGTTCTTCGTTGTAATCCTTCAAACTGCCGTAAAAATGTAAGGAAAAGCTTGCTAAAAATAAAAATGCAAAAGCTAATGACAAAGAATGCTTATAAATTTTCAACCAAATTCCTCCTTTTTTCACAGGCCATGGAGCGTTGGGATGCGGCTCGGGGTCTTTGTCTACATCTTCTTTTTCATCCAAAGATTTCGATTCGCTGGAACCCTTCTGTCTCAATGAAATTGTCAGCAAAACATACAGCATCATCTGCAGGAATTCACTTTCCCAGTTTTCAAAAGTCGCCTGGATAAAATGTCCGCTGTAAACGTATTGTCCCAGACTCAACATGGCTTTTCCGTTTTCGGCAAGCTCTTTATTTTCTGTTTTCCAGCCCGTTAAAAACTGAGCGGCAAGACAGCAAATCATTAATATCAGCAAAACAATACTTAAGCTGTTGCGATATATAAAACTTGTTTTTTTAGACATCTTGTACTGGGATTTTAAGTTTATTTTTTGCATTTCAGATACTGAATATGACTTGTGGTTCCGAATCTAATGTTCGAAGCTTCAACGATATATTTTTCCCTGATTGCTGCAGTTTCAAGACAGTTGAAATATCCGTAAAAGTTTGATGTTTAATTTCTTTTATCCATTGACGATCAGGCCTCCGTTGGGATGGAAAACTTGCCCTGTAATCTGGGCAGCATCATCGCTTACCAAAAAAAGAAAGCTGGTGGCCACTTCTTCCGGTGAGGCGTTTCGTTCCAAAGGTGGTTTGTTTTCATCTTCTTCTTTTTCTCCAAAAGTTTTCTCGGTTAAAGGTGTTGCTACAGGTCCCGGAGCTACGGCGTTGATGCGGATTCCTTTGGGTTTTGCCTGTAAGGCCAATGATCTTGTGAAAGAAACAATGGCACCTTTTGTCGCGGAATAATCCAATAATTCCGGATGTCCCTGATAGGCTACTGCAGACGTTGTATTGACGATGGAACTTCCCTCTTTTAAATAAGGAAAAACAATTTTCGTTAACAAAATCATCCCTACAATATTGGAATCAAAGGTTTTTCTGATGTTCTTTTCCTCAAGATTTTCAATATTATCGGAAGGAAACTGCATTCCGGCGTTGTTAATTAAAATATCAATTCCTCCGAATTCGGAAGCTGTTTGTTTGGCAGTTTCTTCGCAGAATTCATAATCATTAATATCACCCTTGAAAATAATGCATTTTTTTCCGAGATTTTCAATTTCAGATTTAGTTTCTTCGGCATCATCGGTGTTGGAGTGATATATAATGGCAATATTAGCTCCATGACGTGCAAAAAGTAAAGCTACGGCCTTACCTATTCCACTGTCTGCTCCGGTAATGAGAACGGATTTGTTTTCTAATTTTAATTTTCCCATAATTAAAACTACTTTTTATAACTTAATATATTGTTTTCTGAGTATCTGCTAAGTTTTATTTTAAAATTAATAACTGGTTAATTTCGCTTTTGAAGCACCCCAGAATGAATTCTGTATAATACAATTGAGCATTCAGAGCTTGGGTTTTTGGGTGTAATTCCAATTTTTTGGTCATAATAATTTCCCCTTTGTAGGCAAAAGAGAAATACGCGAAAATCTTGTAAGAAGAATTCCTGATGGGTGTGCAATAGCCTGTTGTGGCAATCGACCAGTCGGATTCGAAGAGCTGGGCTACATTTAAAGCCATGGTTTCCACGATATTTTCTGAAACGCAGTCGCATTCTTCTGCTTCCGCTTTATTTACATTTAATAATCTGACTTTTTCGGGTAACGTATAGGCCGTCATACCTCCTTTATAAAACAAAGAAGCATTGGGCATTTGTGAAAAAGCAAGCTGCAAACAGCCTGAAGTTACACTTTCTACTACTGAAATCGTTTCGCCTGTTGTTAATAATGACTGGCTGATGTATTCTAGAAGGTTTTTTTGAAATTCCATAATTAAAAAATTTAGTGTGGTGTGAGGGGTTATTTTAAGTTTTAGTTTAATTCTGAGCATTTCTTTCGAGTTCCAATTCCCAGACTCTGTGTTTGGCTATTGCTTCAATAAATTTCTCAGGACTTTTTTTGTTTTCCCACGTAATGATGGCGGGATCTTCATGTTTCTTTAATCCGACATTACTGCTCATGTAGAGAGCTTCTGTTCCGTCGCCGAAATAGATGGCTTTACAATGTTTATAAGCTTCATTAATAAAACGCAATACAAGAGGTTTGTTTTCCGGAGTCAGCAATTCTTTGGTAGAATCTTCGCCTGTTCCGATGAATAAAGCATCAAAACAAACACTTGCCGTACTGCTCAAAGAATGTTTCGGAGTTAAAGATGATCCGTCGCTTGTCTTTACCGGAGCTAAACTTGGTGCGATGATTTCCACAACAGCGCCTTCTGCTTCCAGTTTTAATTTTAAATCATTTACAGCTTCTGCATCTACTCCATTACCCATAATAAAACCGATTTTTCTTCCCAGGATGGTATCTTTAACGGTATTCTGCATGCTCAAAGCTTTTGAGATTTTTGTATTGGGCTCTCTTTCCTCGCTTTGTAAGTCAGCAGGATTGGCATCTGCGGGAATGCTTTGATTAGGAAATTCCAATTCCTTTACCGTAACACCGATTTTTTCTGCCACTCTCCATGCTAAAGATTTATCAATGAATGCCAATTGCCCTACCACTCTTTCTCTTATAGCAGGAATAGTCACTTTTGACAATTCGAATATCAAGGCATTTTGAAGATGTATTTTTTCCGGTGTCGACTGGCTGTTGTAGAATAATTTTGCCTGAGAATAGTGATCTACGAAACTTCTGCTTCTTTCTCTCACTTTTGCGCCTGAAACTCTGGCTTCCTGGGATGCAAAACCACCCTCTGACATCATCGCCTGGAAAGGACATCCGCCGCCGATGGAGTTTGGCTCGTAGCTTACTTTTCCTTTGGGGATCTGTTGTCTCATGTATCCGTCGCGCTGGTTGTTGTGAACCGTGTTTACGGATCTGTTGATCGGAATTTCATGGAAATTTGGCCCGCCCAGTCTTATCAGCTGAGTATCTGTATAGGAAAATAGTCTTCCCTGCAGCAGCGGATCGTTGGTGAAATCGATTCCGGGAACGATATGTCCGGGATGGAAAGCCACCTGCTCTGTTTCTGCAAAAAAGTTTTCAGGATTTTTATTTAAAGTTAATGTTCCTACAAGCTGTACCGGAACTTCTTCTTCAGGGACGATTTTTGTAGGATCGAGAAGATCAAAATCATATTTGTCTTCATCTTCTTCAGGGATCAGCTGTACACCGAAATCCCATTCAGGGAATATTCCATTTTCGATGGATTCCCAAAGATCTCTTTTGTGAAAATCAGGATCTACCCCCGAAATTCTCTGCGCTTCATCCCAAGCTACGGAATGGACGCCTAGTTTTGGTTTAAAATGAAACTTTACAAAATGTGCTTTTCCTTCATCATTAATAAATTTAAAAGAGTGAACTCCAAATCCTTCCATTCTGCTGAAACTTCTGGGAATAGCCCTATCGCTCATCAGCCACATGATCATGTGCATACTTTCAGGCATCAGTGAAATGAAATCCCAAAAAGTATCGTGAGCAGAGGCAGCTTGTGGAATTTCGTTGTGTGGTTCAGGCTTTACGGCATGTACAAGATCCGGGAACTTCATGGCATCCTGAATAAAAAATACGGGCATATTGTTTCCTACAAGGTCATAATTTCCTTCATCGGTGTAAAATTTTATTGCAAATCCTCTTACATCTCTCGCAAGATCGGTACTTCCCCTGTTTCCTGCAACGGTTGAAAACCTTACAAAAACAGGTGTTTCTTTTCCTACTTCCGTTAAGAATTTTGCTTTTGTATATTTGGCCAGGCTTTTATTTAGTTTAAAAACACCATGTGCTCCGGAACCTCTTGCGTGTACTACCCTTTCAGGAATTCTTTCATGGTCGAAATGGGTGATTTTTTCTCTTAAAATAAAGTCTTCCAGTAAGGTCGGTCCTCTGTCTCCGGCTTTTAAGGAATCCTGGTTGTTATTAATCTTAAGACCTTGATTGGTAGTAAGCTTTTCCTGATCGTTGGAAGTGCTGTGCGATTCAAGCTGATCCAGCTTTTTGTTGGTTTTCTTAGGGGCTTTCATAGTTCTAATATTTTAGTGGTTGGGTTATTTAAATGGTTCAAATAAAAAATTATGCTGATAAGTAAATTAATTAATATTTAGTGATAGTATTTCCAGCTGTGACTAGTATTAGACAGCAATAAATTGATATTAAAACTTGAATTTTTTTTTAAAGCTAAAAAGCTTATTGTGTTTCCTCGGTCTGAGGTTTATGGGAACATGGATAATTTGTCACCTCAAATATATGCCTTAAAGCGTCTACTTTCTTATGACCCAAGTCATGTTGATTAATATTAATATAAAATTTTCCGGTTTTCAATCTTAAGATTACCTTCTTTTTCCATTTTTTTTAAGGCTCTGATTACAGTTTCCACTCGTAAGCCTGTCAAATTCGCAATCTGTTGTCTTGTAAGCTCCACCTGAAAGCATTGCCCGCAATCGCCATCGTGATAACTTTTAAGGTAATCCAGCAATCCTTTCAACCTTAAAGCAGGATTTTGAGAAGACATACTTTGCAGCATAATTGCCTTGAAATAAAGTTTTTGCGAAAGACATGCATTCATTTCCAGTGAAACATGCGGATGTTTTTCCAGCATGTCCATAAAACTGCTTTTGGGAAGCCTGATGATTTCGCATGTGCTAAGACATACCGCGTTCATCACATAAAATTTTTCTAAAAAAAGCATGGAATCTCCAAAACTCTGGTGTTCTCCCAAAATATTATGAATAAATTCTTTGCCTTCTTCATTGTAATTGTTGAGCTTTAGCTTCCCCTTTAGAATTTGATAATAATAAACCACATGATCTCCTTCTCTATAGATCAACTCGCCAGGTTGATATGTTTTTACTTCTGCACCGAAAGAATACAAAAGTTCAGGCTCAATATTCATACAGCTTATTGTTTTCATGCTTAGTAAAAGTTTTAATAAAATTGGAAAATTTGATATTGATTTTTTAATATAAAATTTTACGATCTTTAATTTTTAATATTTTATTTCTTT from Chryseobacterium wanjuense includes these protein-coding regions:
- a CDS encoding CinA family protein; the encoded protein is MEFQKNLLEYISQSLLTTGETISVVESVTSGCLQLAFSQMPNASLFYKGGMTAYTLPEKVRLLNVNKAEAEECDCVSENIVETMALNVAQLFESDWSIATTGYCTPIRNSSYKIFAYFSFAYKGEIIMTKKLELHPKTQALNAQLYYTEFILGCFKSEINQLLILK
- a CDS encoding monooxygenase encodes the protein MEKVILYVDFQHQGPFGKEMAENLQTLAESINEEPGFIWKMWTENEKNKEVGGVYLFDNRKSAEIYLEKHMVRLSQWGYEDVTYKIFEINEQLTKINHSPILY
- a CDS encoding SDR family oxidoreductase; translated protein: MGKLKLENKSVLITGADSGIGKAVALLFARHGANIAIIYHSNTDDAEETKSEIENLGKKCIIFKGDINDYEFCEETAKQTASEFGGIDILINNAGMQFPSDNIENLEEKNIRKTFDSNIVGMILLTKIVFPYLKEGSSIVNTTSAVAYQGHPELLDYSATKGAIVSFTRSLALQAKPKGIRINAVAPGPVATPLTEKTFGEKEEDENKPPLERNASPEEVATSFLFLVSDDAAQITGQVFHPNGGLIVNG
- a CDS encoding Crp/Fnr family transcriptional regulator, with the translated sequence MKTISCMNIEPELLYSFGAEVKTYQPGELIYREGDHVVYYYQILKGKLKLNNYNEEGKEFIHNILGEHQSFGDSMLFLEKFYVMNAVCLSTCEIIRLPKSSFMDMLEKHPHVSLEMNACLSQKLYFKAIMLQSMSSQNPALRLKGLLDYLKSYHDGDCGQCFQVELTRQQIANLTGLRVETVIRALKKMEKEGNLKIENRKILY
- a CDS encoding catalase, producing MKAPKKTNKKLDQLESHSTSNDQEKLTTNQGLKINNNQDSLKAGDRGPTLLEDFILREKITHFDHERIPERVVHARGSGAHGVFKLNKSLAKYTKAKFLTEVGKETPVFVRFSTVAGNRGSTDLARDVRGFAIKFYTDEGNYDLVGNNMPVFFIQDAMKFPDLVHAVKPEPHNEIPQAASAHDTFWDFISLMPESMHMIMWLMSDRAIPRSFSRMEGFGVHSFKFINDEGKAHFVKFHFKPKLGVHSVAWDEAQRISGVDPDFHKRDLWESIENGIFPEWDFGVQLIPEEDEDKYDFDLLDPTKIVPEEEVPVQLVGTLTLNKNPENFFAETEQVAFHPGHIVPGIDFTNDPLLQGRLFSYTDTQLIRLGGPNFHEIPINRSVNTVHNNQRDGYMRQQIPKGKVSYEPNSIGGGCPFQAMMSEGGFASQEARVSGAKVRERSRSFVDHYSQAKLFYNSQSTPEKIHLQNALIFELSKVTIPAIRERVVGQLAFIDKSLAWRVAEKIGVTVKELEFPNQSIPADANPADLQSEEREPNTKISKALSMQNTVKDTILGRKIGFIMGNGVDAEAVNDLKLKLEAEGAVVEIIAPSLAPVKTSDGSSLTPKHSLSSTASVCFDALFIGTGEDSTKELLTPENKPLVLRFINEAYKHCKAIYFGDGTEALYMSSNVGLKKHEDPAIITWENKKSPEKFIEAIAKHRVWELELERNAQN
- a CDS encoding pyridoxamine 5'-phosphate oxidase family protein, yielding MSTENLTNQDAIKKIKELSENAKICMFCTELDVVPINSRPMTLQETDNEGNLWFISSDTSNKNFEIKDDRRVQLFFMNNGDYQYLSVYGDATIYKDRSTIEDKWSPMAKAWFEDGKDDPTVSIIRVAPKQTYYWDTKAGKLVSLFNFVANAVTGNTTDNSDGVEGNATV
- a CDS encoding DUF6766 family protein, which produces MSKKTSFIYRNSLSIVLLILMICCLAAQFLTGWKTENKELAENGKAMLSLGQYVYSGHFIQATFENWESEFLQMMLYVLLTISLRQKGSSESKSLDEKEDVDKDPEPHPNAPWPVKKGGIWLKIYKHSLSLAFAFLFLASFSLHFYGSLKDYNEEQISKNKPTTTASHYITDSRFWFESFQNWQSEFLAVASLVILSIWLREKGSPQSKPVNMSHDEMP